A genome region from Candidatus Sulfotelmatobacter sp. includes the following:
- a CDS encoding endonuclease yields the protein MRTAFSRFLAPTLLVAALTGFSAPRVWAAIPFPMTSGNYAENFDDIANWTNNFASGIGAQYWASVPVNATGTIPDGVRTTQTTASFVTTTAEGVQKGSGNIQLLATNATDNSHAVAIDLLLDFTGVTAGTLSFDFATVFNTTGNRNGSLRVYTSTDGATFTELTAASVLNFQNNVAFSTQIQLVPLPASFTNCPTARIRFYDYNGTGPSGSSGARPKASIDNLAVTGTPIGVGGPVISSLSLIPPAPVDTLGVTVQASVVDTARTLNAVSLAWGLSSSPLPNVVSMAPVGGDFWQTSSPIPAQAGGTIVYYQITAVDDSITVQSPVLNYTVTGTGGGGSTTPVITSIYEASDSTLQVFFSVPVDSATSETAANYSVEGLSTVSASRDPVTRSQVTITVRSIPAGDRTLTVNGVGDLSASHFTSNATFAFHFVDVSIPAGYYDSVAGLRGSALLIALHNIIKGHTALSYSFTATAFEHTDKRPDGNVWDVYSDVPGGTPPYEYAFGPLGSGSSEGIAYNREHSFPQSWFGGSVLPMYSDLWIIYPTDSKVNGERGNYPYGKVGTATWTSLNGTRLGNCVSPGYTGTCFEPIDGYKGDLARSQFYVAARYYGEDSSWPGGASTDGSQLLAWAAHQYLAWSIADAVSWKERVRNAAIYEYQHNRNPFVDHPEYASAIYDSSNATAVDPLPTPTRALLRFAAPNPFQARATIAYDLPRRARVDLRVFDVGGRLVRSLIAGEVQDSGRHSIEWDGRDDAGAPVVSGLYFGRLESAGQIDVRRLLRVR from the coding sequence TTGCGCACGGCATTCTCGAGATTTCTCGCTCCCACCCTGCTGGTCGCCGCGCTCACCGGGTTCAGCGCTCCGCGCGTTTGGGCCGCGATCCCGTTCCCGATGACGAGCGGGAACTACGCCGAGAATTTCGACGACATCGCGAACTGGACCAATAACTTCGCGTCCGGAATCGGAGCCCAGTACTGGGCGTCGGTGCCGGTCAACGCCACCGGCACGATCCCCGACGGCGTCCGGACCACGCAGACCACCGCGTCGTTCGTGACGACCACGGCCGAGGGCGTACAGAAGGGCTCGGGCAACATTCAGCTGCTGGCCACCAACGCCACCGACAACTCGCACGCCGTGGCCATCGATCTCCTGCTCGATTTCACCGGCGTCACCGCCGGCACGCTGAGCTTCGATTTCGCCACGGTCTTCAACACCACGGGCAATCGCAACGGCTCGCTGCGCGTCTACACCAGCACCGACGGTGCGACGTTCACCGAGTTGACCGCCGCGTCGGTTCTCAACTTCCAGAACAACGTGGCGTTCTCGACCCAGATCCAGCTCGTGCCGCTGCCCGCCAGTTTCACCAACTGTCCGACCGCGCGCATCCGCTTCTACGACTACAACGGCACCGGCCCCTCGGGATCTTCCGGCGCGCGCCCCAAGGCCTCGATCGACAATCTCGCGGTGACCGGGACGCCGATCGGGGTCGGCGGCCCGGTGATCTCCAGTCTCTCGCTGATTCCACCGGCGCCGGTGGACACCCTCGGCGTCACGGTTCAGGCCAGCGTGGTCGACACCGCGCGAACGCTCAACGCCGTCTCGCTGGCGTGGGGCCTGAGCAGCTCGCCGCTCCCCAACGTCGTCAGCATGGCGCCGGTGGGTGGCGACTTCTGGCAGACGTCTTCCCCGATCCCGGCGCAGGCGGGGGGAACGATCGTCTACTACCAGATCACCGCGGTCGACGACTCGATCACCGTGCAGTCGCCGGTGCTCAACTACACCGTCACCGGGACCGGCGGCGGTGGGAGCACGACGCCCGTCATCACTTCGATCTACGAGGCCAGCGATTCGACGCTGCAGGTGTTCTTCAGTGTTCCGGTCGATTCCGCGACCTCGGAGACCGCGGCCAACTACAGCGTCGAGGGGCTGAGCACGGTGAGCGCGTCGCGCGATCCGGTCACCCGCTCCCAGGTGACGATCACGGTGCGCTCGATTCCAGCCGGCGACCGCACCCTCACCGTCAACGGGGTGGGGGATCTCTCGGCGAGTCATTTCACCAGCAACGCGACGTTTGCATTCCACTTCGTCGACGTGTCGATCCCGGCCGGCTACTACGATTCAGTGGCCGGCCTGCGCGGGTCGGCGCTGCTGATCGCGCTGCACAACATCATCAAAGGGCACACCGCGCTCAGCTACAGCTTCACCGCCACTGCGTTCGAGCACACCGACAAGCGCCCCGACGGCAACGTCTGGGACGTCTATTCCGACGTGCCGGGGGGGACGCCACCCTACGAATACGCCTTTGGACCGCTGGGTTCCGGCAGCAGCGAGGGCATCGCCTACAACCGCGAGCATTCGTTCCCGCAGTCGTGGTTCGGGGGCAGCGTGCTGCCGATGTACTCCGATCTCTGGATCATCTACCCCACCGATTCCAAGGTGAACGGCGAGCGCGGCAACTATCCATACGGCAAGGTCGGCACCGCCACCTGGACGTCGCTCAACGGCACCCGGCTCGGCAACTGCGTGTCGCCCGGCTACACCGGCACGTGCTTCGAGCCGATCGACGGCTACAAGGGCGATCTTGCGCGCAGCCAGTTCTACGTGGCGGCGCGCTACTACGGTGAGGACTCGTCGTGGCCGGGCGGCGCGTCCACCGACGGATCGCAGCTGCTGGCCTGGGCCGCCCATCAGTACCTGGCGTGGAGCATCGCCGACGCGGTGAGCTGGAAGGAGCGCGTGCGCAACGCCGCGATCTACGAGTACCAGCACAATCGTAACCCGTTCGTGGATCATCCCGAGTACGCAAGCGCGATCTACGACTCGTCGAACGCGACCGCAGTGGATCCGCTGCCGACCCCGACCCGTGCGCTTTTGCGATTTGCGGCTCCCAATCCGTTCCAGGCGCGCGCCACGATCGCCTACGATCTGCCGCGGCGAGCCCGCGTGGACCTGCGTGTCTTCGACGTCGGCGGCCGGCTGGTGCGATCGCTGATCGCGGGCGAGGTGCAGGACTCCGGCCGCCACTCGATCGAATGGGACGGTCGCGACGACGCCGGCGCCCCGGTGGTCTCGGGACTCTACTTCGGGCGGCTCGAGTCGGCCGGGCAGATCGACGTGCGGCGCCTGCTGCGCGTTCGCTAG